Sequence from the Thiohalobacter sp. genome:
TCGAGCAGGGCGGGATCGACCGCCGCCATGGCGGCCCGGGACGCTTCCAGTCCGCCTCCGGCATCCAGCGCCGCCACCGGCACCACCAGCAGCGCCGCGCCCATCAGCAGGCCCTGCACCACGTCGGTCCAGGACACGGCAAGGAAGCCGCCGAACAGGGTGTAGGCGGCGACCGCCGCAGCCGCCGTGAACACCGCGATGCGGTAGTCCCAGCCGAACACCGTCTCGAACAGCCGGCCGCCGGCGACCAGCCCCGAGCTGGTATAGAAGGTGAAGAAGACAAGAATGAAGCCGGCCGCGATCAGGCGCAGGGCGGTGGCATGGCGATGGAAGCGATGGGCAAGGAAATCTGGCAGGGTGAGGGCGTCATCGAGCGCCTCCGACACCCGGCGCAGGGGTTCTGCCATCAAGCGCCAGTTCAGCCAGGTACCGACCAGCAGGCCGAGCGCGATCCAGCCCGCCTCCAGTCCGGCGGCATAGGCGTAGCCGGGCAGGCCCAGCATGAGCCAGCCGCTCATGTCCGAGGCCTCGGCGCTCAGGGCGGTGACCCAGCGTCCGAGGCGGCGGCCGCCGAGCAGGTAGTCGGAGAGGTCGCGGGTACGGCGCCAGGCCACCCAGCCCAGTGCCAGCATGGCGAGAATGTAGGCCACGAACACCAGGTGAACGGCGGTGCCTGCCTCGATCATCGCAAGACCTCCCGTGCCCGCCACAGGCCGATCAGGGTCTTGGCGTCGCGCAGGGTGCCGTCCGCCGCCCAGGCCAGCGCCAGCCCGAAATCGATCCAGTGTACCTCGATGGCCTCGTGGGCCTCGTGGCGGGTGGCGGTGGACGCAAGGTCGCGGGCGAGGTAGAGGTGGATCACCTCGTCACAGAAGCCGGGCGTGGTCAGGCAGTCGCCCAGCGGGGTCCAGTCGCGCGCGGTGACGCCCGCCTCTTCGGCCAGTTCCCGGGCGGCGGTCTGCGCCGGTGCCTCGCGGGCCTCCAGCTTGCCGGCCGGCAGCTCCCACAGCCAGCCGCCGCCGGCATGGCGATACTGGCGCAACAGGCAGACGCGGCCGTTGGCATCCAGCGTCACCACTGCGGCGCCGCCCGGATGGCGGACGACTTCGAGTTCCAGCCGTTCGCCGTTGGGCAGGGTGACCGGCTCGATGCCGAGGTCGACCAGGCGGCCGTGATGCAGGGTCTTGCGTTCCGGCGGTGCCATCGCCTCGCTACCCGCGGGGCACGCAATCGTAGGCCGCGAGCAATTGGCCGCAACCTTCCGGCGCATGCGCGTCGTAGTACAGGCTGCGCAGCACCAGTGACTGCGGTGGCACCAGTTCCGAGCCCCAGGTCAGGGTATCGAAGTCCTCGCCGCCGAGCAGGCGATGGGCAAGCGTCAGATACAGCCGGTCCAGCGCGCCGTCCCGTACCAGGGTGTGGAACACCGAGGAGCCGGCGATGGCATAGGCGCTGCGGTAGCCCAGCTCGCCGAGGCGGCGCACCATGGTATCTCCGGAAACGTTGCGTCCCTCGCCGGCGAAATGCACCGACACGCCCAGTGCCTCCAGCGCGGCGACCCGAGCCGGGTCCGCATCCGGCCCCGTGAACAGATGCAGCCTGCGTTCGCGGTAGGCCGCGATGGCGTCGGCGGGGATGTCGAGGCTGGCGCTGATGATGGCGACATCCGGCTGGGGCTCGAGCCCCTGGTCGATGCGCCAGGCGCGCAGGTCGGCAAAGGCCTCGTCGGCGCCCACCGGCAGCGTGTCCTGGGCCTCGCCGCGGGCAAACTGGCGATAGTAGCGGGCACTGGTGACGAGGATGTCCGCACGCGCCCCCAGTTCCTGGTACAGGCGCCAGTCCCGCGGGTTGGCAATGGCCTCGGGCACGGCATGGGTTTCGCGATGCGGGCGGGCGATGCCGATGCGGCCGTCCAGGCTGGAGACGAAGTTGGCATAGACGAAGGGTCGCCCCGCTGACTGCG
This genomic interval carries:
- a CDS encoding RibD family protein codes for the protein MSKTLLKLFPEAGERPLEGTYLGEDLPPAAQSAGRPFVYANFVSSLDGRIGIARPHRETHAVPEAIANPRDWRLYQELGARADILVTSARYYRQFARGEAQDTLPVGADEAFADLRAWRIDQGLEPQPDVAIISASLDIPADAIAAYRERRLHLFTGPDADPARVAALEALGVSVHFAGEGRNVSGDTMVRRLGELGYRSAYAIAGSSVFHTLVRDGALDRLYLTLAHRLLGGEDFDTLTWGSELVPPQSLVLRSLYYDAHAPEGCGQLLAAYDCVPRG
- a CDS encoding NUDIX hydrolase, coding for MAPPERKTLHHGRLVDLGIEPVTLPNGERLELEVVRHPGGAAVVTLDANGRVCLLRQYRHAGGGWLWELPAGKLEAREAPAQTAARELAEEAGVTARDWTPLGDCLTTPGFCDEVIHLYLARDLASTATRHEAHEAIEVHWIDFGLALAWAADGTLRDAKTLIGLWRAREVLR